The Uruburuella testudinis genome window below encodes:
- a CDS encoding cell division protein ZapA has protein sequence MSVEQVSVEIVGREFKIGTPAEEKHTLLQAVEMLNQKIDVIKQSGRIVETDKIVIMAALNVVHDLLKMSMKDDLAIGEFERKITSMAEACDKALAKLA, from the coding sequence ATGAGTGTAGAACAAGTCAGCGTAGAAATTGTCGGCCGCGAGTTTAAAATCGGCACGCCGGCCGAAGAAAAACATACCTTGTTGCAAGCAGTTGAGATGCTGAACCAGAAAATCGATGTCATCAAACAAAGCGGCCGCATTGTTGAAACCGATAAAATTGTGATTATGGCCGCCCTAAATGTGGTGCACGATTTATTGAAGATGTCGATGAAAGATGATTTGGCAATCGGCGAGTTTGAGCGTAAAATAACAAGCATGGCAGAAGCGTGTGACAAAGCGCTCGCCAAGCTGGCTTAA
- the rplM gene encoding 50S ribosomal protein L13, with product MKTFSAKPHEVKREWFVIDAQDKVLGRVAAEIAHRLRGKHKPEYTPHVDTGDYIIVINADKLRVTGNKALDKKYYRHSGYPGGIYERNFTEMQEKFPERVLEKAVKGMLPKGPLGYAMIKKLKVYAGEEHGHAAQQPKVLEI from the coding sequence ATGAAAACCTTTTCAGCCAAACCGCATGAGGTTAAGCGCGAATGGTTCGTGATCGACGCTCAAGACAAAGTTTTGGGTCGCGTTGCTGCCGAAATCGCCCACCGTCTGCGCGGTAAACACAAACCCGAATACACTCCGCACGTTGACACCGGTGATTACATCATCGTGATTAATGCCGACAAGCTGCGTGTAACCGGCAACAAAGCCCTGGATAAAAAATACTACCGCCACTCAGGCTATCCGGGCGGTATCTATGAGCGCAACTTTACCGAAATGCAGGAGAAATTCCCCGAGCGCGTTTTGGAAAAAGCGGTAAAAGGCATGCTGCCGAAAGGCCCGCTGGGTTACGCCATGATTAAAAAACTGAAAGTATACGCCGGTGAAGAACACGGCCATGCTGCCCAGCAACCTAAAGTTTTGGAAATTTAA
- the rpsI gene encoding 30S ribosomal protein S9 — MNGKYYYGTGRRKSSVARVFLQKGTGQIIVNGRPVDEFFARETSRMVVRQPLVLTENAEAFDIKVNVIGGGETGQSGAIRHGITRALIDYDAALKPALSEAGFVTRDAREVERKKFGLRKARRAKQFSKR; from the coding sequence ATGAACGGTAAATACTACTACGGCACTGGCCGCCGCAAAAGTTCAGTGGCTCGTGTATTCCTGCAAAAAGGTACCGGCCAAATCATCGTAAACGGCCGCCCGGTTGACGAATTCTTCGCCCGCGAAACCAGCCGCATGGTGGTTCGCCAGCCTTTGGTTCTGACCGAAAACGCAGAAGCGTTCGACATTAAAGTCAACGTAATCGGCGGTGGCGAAACCGGCCAATCCGGTGCGATCCGTCACGGCATTACCCGTGCCCTGATCGACTATGATGCTGCCCTGAAACCTGCGCTGTCTGAAGCCGGCTTCGTTACCCGCGATGCTCGTGAAGTGGAACGTAAAAAATTCGGTCTGCGCAAAGCACGTCGTGCGAAACAGTTCTCCAAACGTTAA